CCAGCATCCAGCGCGTCACCGTTACGATGTGGTCGTCGTGGGTGGTGGTGGCCGGGGTTTCGGCGATGGCGCGGTGGCCGATGCTGGTCGAATGCACGAACGTCTCGTGCGTGAGATCCATGAGGTTGTCGATGATCAGCCGGTAGTCGCAGCGGGCGAAGAGAGTTGCGCCGTCGCCCTCCCACGCCGGATCGGTGTTCCAGTGCAGGTCGGGCACCAGCGCCGGATCCGCCCGCGCCGCGTCGCCGGGCCACACCCAAGTGAGCCGGTGCCGCTCGAGCGTCGGATACGCCCGCACGCAGGCAGACGGGCTGATCCGGTCCTGCGATGGCATCCGGGTGCAGCGCCCGCCGGAGTCGAAAGCAAGGCCGTGGTAGCGGCAGACGATGTTGTCGCCGTCGACGTGTCCCATCGACAGCGGCAGGCCGCGGTGCCAGCAAGCGTCGCGCACCGCGGCAGCCGAGCCGTCCGGCTTGCGCCACAGGGCCAGCTTCTGCCCGCAGAGCGTGCGTGCCAGCGGGCCGCGCGCGCTGACCTCATGACTCCAGGCGACT
Above is a window of Herpetosiphonaceae bacterium DNA encoding:
- a CDS encoding aromatic ring-hydroxylating dioxygenase subunit alpha: MFPLNAWYAVAWSHEVSARGPLARTLCGQKLALWRKPDGSAAAVRDACWHRGLPLSMGHVDGDNIVCRYHGLAFDSGGRCTRMPSQDRISPSACVRAYPTLERHRLTWVWPGDAARADPALVPDLHWNTDPAWEGDGATLFARCDYRLIIDNLMDLTHETFVHSTSIGHRAIAETPATTTHDDHIVTVTRWMLDIDAPPFWRALLGRPGNVDRWQIIRFEAPCTIVLDVGVALAGTGAPAGDRSQGVNGRVLNTITPETSSTCMYFWTLLRSFRLRDQTLTTQMRDANARIFEEDRAVVEAQQRTLDETPDAIHNLSIDAGSVWARRAIERMVAAERG